The Vibrio gallaecicus genome contains a region encoding:
- a CDS encoding ATP-dependent zinc protease family protein, with translation MYKRLSPVLVIGLLSGCSLTNGAQYHQQTMEAIQQSETNIATKVQNLELQISNQSDYIESLETEVLYLSNQMDSHLSSVEKEAAEIIEEEPAPIVVPTTTVFTTEQPTILGAIEKVTIDSINQRFDARVDTGATTSSLNAIDVEEFERNGKDWVKFHLSDSSLPEAEQKWIQAPVVRYVKIRQSTSDQTERRAVIELWVKVGKIHEKAQFTLADRSQMSHPVLLGREFIKDIALVDVSKKYVQMEDK, from the coding sequence ATGTATAAGCGATTGTCGCCAGTTTTGGTGATTGGCCTGCTCTCAGGGTGTTCTCTCACAAACGGGGCTCAATACCACCAACAAACCATGGAAGCAATTCAGCAATCTGAAACGAATATCGCAACAAAAGTCCAAAACCTTGAACTCCAAATCAGTAACCAAAGCGACTACATCGAAAGCTTAGAAACTGAAGTTTTATATTTATCTAACCAAATGGATAGTCACCTATCCTCAGTGGAAAAAGAAGCTGCCGAAATAATCGAAGAGGAACCCGCCCCTATCGTAGTACCTACTACCACTGTTTTTACAACTGAACAGCCTACAATTCTAGGCGCAATAGAAAAAGTCACCATAGATTCCATCAACCAAAGATTTGATGCCCGTGTCGATACTGGAGCAACCACCTCATCCCTTAATGCTATAGACGTTGAAGAATTTGAGAGAAATGGCAAAGATTGGGTTAAGTTTCACCTTTCTGACTCATCCCTTCCAGAAGCTGAGCAAAAATGGATACAAGCACCTGTTGTTAGATATGTAAAAATACGCCAATCAACCAGTGATCAAACAGAACGTAGAGCTGTGATAGAATTATGGGTTAAAGTTGGAAAAATCCATGAAAAAGCACAGTTTACATTGGCAGATCGCTCTCAAATGAGTCACCCTGTACTACTAGGGCGCGAATTTATCAAAGACATAGCGCTTGTTGATGTAAGTAAAAAGTACGTTCAAATGGAAGATAAATAA